The following proteins come from a genomic window of Pyxidicoccus sp. MSG2:
- a CDS encoding Hsp70 family protein, whose product MARYSIGIDLGTTHSAVSYFNLEEGKPRGRAQSMLPIPQLTTPGTVEARPLLPSFLYLPSAQEFPAGSLALPWNPETGTIVGEFARTHGAKVPTRLVSSAKSWLSHPGVDRRAALLPWQAPEEVQRVSPLDASARYLRHLKEAWDHTFARAKEERGNALAEQDVIVTVPASFDAAARDLTLEAAKAAGLQHITLLEEPQAALYAWLEAMGENFRRQVQPGEVILVVDVGGGTSDFSVITVRDSEGDLELLRVAVGDHILLGGDNMDLALAHTLNQRLTAEGKKLDAWQFNALTYGCRHAKETLYGDPSMEKAPISIPGRGSSLIGGTLRTELTREELDRVLTDGFFPVTPVTELPRTARRTGLAQMALPYAQDPGVSRHLAAFLTRQAQALAASSDAPVDVSGKAFLHPTAVLFNGGVFKAGPLKARVMEVLNEWLEADGGQPAKELEGADLDLAVARGAAYYGWVRQGHGLRIRGGTARAYYVGVETAMPAVPGMEPPVKALCVAPFGMEEGTQADVPPQEFGLVTGEPTSFRFFSSSVRRDDKVGEMLEDVDGALADGALEELAPIETTMPGQPSAFGDLTPVNLQAAVTEVGTLELRCLQTDGPGRWKLELNVRMKE is encoded by the coding sequence ATGGCCCGCTATTCCATCGGCATCGACCTCGGCACCACGCACTCCGCGGTGTCCTACTTCAACCTCGAAGAGGGCAAGCCGCGGGGCCGCGCGCAGTCCATGCTGCCCATCCCCCAGCTCACCACCCCCGGTACCGTGGAGGCGCGCCCGCTGCTGCCGTCCTTCCTCTACCTGCCCTCCGCGCAGGAGTTCCCCGCCGGCAGCCTCGCCCTGCCGTGGAACCCCGAGACGGGCACCATCGTCGGCGAGTTCGCCCGCACGCACGGGGCCAAGGTGCCCACGCGGCTGGTCTCCTCCGCCAAGAGCTGGCTGTCGCACCCCGGCGTGGACCGGCGCGCGGCGCTCCTGCCCTGGCAGGCCCCGGAAGAGGTGCAGCGCGTGTCGCCGCTGGATGCCTCCGCGCGCTACCTCCGCCACCTCAAGGAGGCCTGGGACCACACCTTCGCCCGTGCGAAGGAGGAGCGCGGCAACGCGCTGGCCGAGCAGGACGTCATCGTCACCGTCCCCGCCTCCTTCGACGCGGCGGCGCGTGATTTGACGCTGGAGGCCGCCAAGGCCGCGGGGCTCCAGCACATCACCCTGCTGGAGGAGCCCCAGGCCGCGCTCTACGCGTGGCTGGAGGCCATGGGGGAGAACTTCCGCAGGCAGGTGCAGCCCGGCGAGGTCATCCTCGTGGTGGACGTGGGCGGCGGCACGTCCGACTTCTCCGTCATCACCGTGAGGGACAGCGAGGGTGATTTGGAGCTGCTGCGCGTGGCGGTGGGCGACCACATCCTGCTCGGCGGCGACAACATGGACCTGGCGCTGGCGCACACGCTCAACCAGCGCCTGACGGCCGAGGGCAAGAAGCTGGACGCGTGGCAGTTCAACGCCCTCACCTACGGCTGCCGGCACGCGAAGGAGACGCTGTACGGCGACCCGTCCATGGAGAAGGCGCCCATCTCCATCCCCGGCCGCGGCTCGTCGCTCATCGGCGGCACGCTGCGCACGGAGTTGACGCGCGAGGAGCTGGACCGCGTCCTCACCGACGGCTTCTTCCCGGTGACGCCCGTCACCGAGCTGCCGCGCACCGCGCGCCGCACGGGCCTCGCGCAGATGGCGCTGCCCTACGCGCAGGACCCGGGCGTGTCGCGGCACCTGGCGGCCTTCCTCACCCGGCAGGCGCAGGCGCTCGCGGCCAGCTCGGACGCGCCGGTGGACGTCAGCGGCAAGGCCTTCCTCCACCCCACTGCGGTGCTCTTCAACGGCGGCGTCTTCAAGGCCGGCCCGCTGAAGGCGCGCGTCATGGAGGTGCTCAACGAGTGGCTCGAGGCCGATGGCGGCCAGCCCGCCAAGGAGCTGGAGGGCGCGGACCTGGACCTCGCCGTGGCGCGCGGCGCCGCGTACTACGGCTGGGTGCGCCAGGGCCACGGCCTGCGCATCCGCGGCGGCACCGCCCGCGCCTACTACGTGGGCGTGGAGACGGCGATGCCCGCGGTGCCCGGCATGGAGCCGCCCGTGAAGGCGCTGTGCGTGGCCCCCTTCGGCATGGAGGAAGGCACGCAGGCGGACGTGCCGCCGCAGGAGTTCGGCCTCGTCACCGGCGAGCCCACCAGCTTCCGCTTCTTCTCCTCGTCCGTCCGCCGCGACGACAAGGTGGGCGAGATGCTGGAGGACGTGGACGGCGCGCTGGCCGACGGTGCCCTGGAAGAGCTGGCGCCGATTGAGACCACCATGCCCGGCCAGCCCTCGGCCTTCGGTGACTTGACGCCCGTCAACCTCCAGGCGGCGGTGACGGAGGTGGGCACGCTGGAACTGCGCTGCCTGCAGACGGATGGCCCGGGGCGCTGGAAGCTGGAGCTCAACGTCCGCATGAAGGAGTAG
- a CDS encoding Hsp70 family protein, whose protein sequence is MRIVGIDLGTTHCAVASVDPSKGAGAPVEDFPIPQLVRQGEVAPRALLPSTVYVPAGQELAAESLKLPWGDDGGPWVVGELARWQGARVPGRLVSSAKSWLCHPGVDRSAPILPWGAPADVQKLSPVDASALLLTHMARAWDFAHPDEPLSKQEVVITVPASFDEAARALTVSAARKAGLEKFTLLEEPQAAFYDYTARHRTGLEQTLSNVRLVLVVDVGGGTTDFTLVHAGVSPEGPMLRRLAVGDHLMLGGDNMDAALARRVEEKLFTDGRRLSATQWTHAIQAARTAKEALLGNEPPEKYGVSLVGGGSRLLGGTLSTELLRDEAHALVLDGFFPASAPGERPRRAARMALQELGLPYVQDPAVTRHLAAFLAQHAAAGFAALGEAAPAEGALPRPDAILLNGGVFNSPQISERLVLALSAWWPGAPRIPLLRHTSLELAVARGAAYYGLVRRGHGLRIGGGAARAYYVGLQRPADSAEQPALCLIPRGFEEGQKVDLGERPFTLTLGRPVQFQLYSTTSDRIDKPGDLVPLAEDLKPLPPIHTLLKGATGKVAEVPVHLQAALTEIGTLELYCVSNVADERWRLEFELRGTGGSHELTVTESMPARFVEAKDNIERVYGNKPLPIGPKDVKQLGRTLEKALGPRETWRVPVLREMWSTLYAGASKRRRTEDHERVFYSLTGFSLRPGFGYPLDGWRSEQTFSLFDALVQHHTDKAVWTEFWVMWRRIAGGLTEAQQQKLYAYLQPHLARKVPPDAPPAGKLKGIQPEGLEEMVRTVASLEHLSPGDKSEVGGWIASRLKAEAKSGGPWAWSLGRLGARVPLYGSSHKVVDVETAEAWLTLLLDMDLKKIDGAPFAAAQLARLTGDRTRDLDPALRERTARELAAAKAHEAWVRMVREVVALEAADEARALGDTLPAGLRLS, encoded by the coding sequence ATGCGAATCGTTGGAATCGACCTGGGAACCACCCACTGCGCGGTGGCGTCCGTGGACCCCTCGAAGGGCGCGGGCGCCCCCGTGGAGGACTTCCCGATTCCCCAGCTCGTCCGGCAGGGAGAGGTGGCGCCCCGCGCGCTGCTGCCCTCCACCGTGTATGTGCCCGCCGGCCAGGAGCTGGCCGCCGAGTCGCTGAAGCTGCCCTGGGGCGATGACGGCGGCCCGTGGGTGGTGGGCGAGCTGGCGCGCTGGCAGGGCGCGCGCGTGCCGGGCCGCCTCGTCTCCAGCGCCAAGAGCTGGCTGTGCCACCCGGGCGTGGACCGCTCCGCGCCCATCCTCCCGTGGGGCGCTCCGGCAGACGTGCAGAAGCTCTCTCCGGTGGACGCCAGCGCCCTCTTGCTGACGCACATGGCGCGCGCGTGGGACTTCGCGCACCCGGATGAGCCGCTGTCCAAGCAGGAGGTGGTGATTACCGTCCCCGCCTCCTTCGACGAGGCGGCGCGCGCCCTCACGGTGAGCGCCGCGCGCAAGGCGGGGCTGGAGAAGTTCACGCTCCTGGAGGAGCCGCAGGCGGCCTTCTACGACTACACCGCGCGCCACCGGACGGGCCTGGAGCAGACGCTCTCCAACGTGCGGCTGGTGCTGGTGGTGGACGTGGGCGGCGGCACCACGGACTTCACACTGGTGCACGCGGGCGTCTCGCCCGAGGGGCCCATGCTGCGGCGCCTCGCGGTGGGCGACCACCTGATGCTGGGCGGCGACAACATGGACGCCGCCCTGGCCCGCCGCGTGGAGGAGAAGCTCTTCACCGACGGCCGACGCCTGTCCGCCACGCAGTGGACGCACGCCATCCAGGCCGCGCGCACCGCGAAGGAAGCGCTGCTGGGCAACGAGCCTCCCGAGAAGTACGGCGTCTCACTGGTGGGCGGGGGCAGCCGGCTCCTGGGTGGCACGCTGTCCACGGAGCTGTTGCGCGACGAGGCGCACGCGCTGGTGCTGGACGGCTTCTTCCCCGCCTCCGCGCCTGGCGAGCGCCCGCGCCGCGCCGCGCGCATGGCGCTCCAGGAACTGGGCCTGCCGTACGTGCAGGACCCGGCGGTGACGCGGCACCTGGCGGCCTTCCTCGCGCAGCACGCGGCGGCGGGCTTCGCGGCGCTGGGCGAGGCGGCCCCCGCCGAGGGCGCCCTGCCCCGCCCCGACGCCATCCTCCTCAACGGCGGCGTCTTCAACTCGCCCCAGATTTCCGAGCGGCTGGTGCTGGCGCTCTCCGCGTGGTGGCCCGGCGCGCCGCGCATCCCCCTGCTGCGCCACACCTCGCTCGAATTGGCGGTGGCGCGCGGCGCGGCGTACTACGGGCTGGTGCGGCGCGGGCATGGCCTGCGCATCGGCGGTGGCGCGGCGCGCGCGTACTACGTGGGCCTGCAGCGGCCGGCGGACAGCGCGGAGCAGCCGGCGCTGTGCCTCATCCCCCGCGGCTTCGAGGAAGGCCAGAAGGTGGACCTGGGCGAGCGCCCCTTCACGCTCACCCTCGGGCGGCCGGTGCAGTTCCAGCTCTACTCCACGACGAGCGACCGCATCGACAAGCCGGGAGACCTCGTCCCGCTGGCGGAGGACTTGAAGCCCCTGCCGCCCATCCACACGCTGCTCAAGGGCGCCACCGGCAAGGTGGCGGAAGTCCCCGTGCACCTGCAGGCCGCGCTGACGGAGATTGGCACGTTGGAGCTGTACTGCGTCTCCAACGTGGCGGACGAGCGCTGGCGGCTGGAGTTCGAGCTGCGCGGCACGGGCGGCTCGCACGAGCTGACCGTCACCGAGTCCATGCCCGCGCGCTTCGTCGAGGCGAAGGACAACATCGAGCGCGTCTACGGCAACAAGCCGCTGCCCATCGGCCCCAAGGACGTGAAGCAACTGGGGCGCACGCTGGAGAAGGCGCTGGGCCCGCGCGAGACGTGGCGCGTGCCGGTGCTGCGCGAGATGTGGAGCACCCTGTACGCGGGCGCCAGCAAGCGGCGGCGTACGGAGGACCACGAGCGCGTCTTCTACAGCCTCACCGGCTTCTCGCTGCGCCCGGGCTTCGGCTACCCGCTGGACGGCTGGCGCTCGGAGCAGACCTTCAGCCTCTTCGACGCGCTGGTGCAGCACCACACGGACAAGGCGGTGTGGACGGAGTTCTGGGTGATGTGGCGCCGCATCGCCGGCGGTCTCACCGAGGCGCAGCAGCAGAAGCTGTACGCGTACCTCCAGCCGCACCTCGCCCGGAAGGTGCCGCCGGACGCGCCGCCCGCGGGGAAGCTCAAGGGCATCCAGCCAGAGGGGCTGGAGGAGATGGTCCGCACCGTGGCCTCGCTGGAGCACCTGTCGCCCGGGGACAAGTCCGAGGTGGGCGGGTGGATTGCCTCGCGGCTCAAGGCCGAGGCGAAGTCCGGCGGCCCGTGGGCCTGGTCCCTGGGCCGGCTGGGCGCGCGGGTGCCCCTCTACGGCAGCAGCCACAAGGTGGTGGACGTGGAGACGGCGGAGGCGTGGCTCACGCTGCTCCTCGACATGGACCTGAAGAAGATTGACGGCGCCCCCTTCGCGGCGGCGCAGCTGGCCCGGCTCACCGGGGACCGCACTCGGGATCTGGACCCTGCGCTGCGCGAGCGTACGGCCCGGGAGCTCGCCGCGGCCAAGGCGCACGAGGCCTGGGTGCGCATGGTGCGCGAGGTGGTGGCGCTGGAGGCGGCGGACGAGGCCCGGGCGCTCGGCGACACGCTGCCCGCCGGACTCCGGCTGTCCTGA